A portion of the Cydia fagiglandana chromosome 7, ilCydFagi1.1, whole genome shotgun sequence genome contains these proteins:
- the LOC134665708 gene encoding signal recognition particle subunit SRP72 — MSANKENNLVQAYIELNKFCQGGDYDRALKAAGKILQIAPNEQKAFHCKVICFIQLHNFKEALAVLTNSKNAALAADLHFEKAYAQYRLNCPNDALQTVDNAPEMTLALKELRAQILYRLEQYQDCYNIYRDIVKNTTDDYEDERKTNMAAVVANLGALNPSADLPQFDENTYELAYNVGSTLAMRGKYNEALPVLKRSEQACSESVLEDGGTEEEAKEEAGIIRVQQAYCLQQMGREKEAATIYQNVLKDKPSDQALVAIASNNLVVINRDTNVFDSRKRMKAATAEGLEHKLNSRQRTSITYNQAILAIYSNQPDFCKQCCVKLTKSLKQEQRAALVEASSLVKDGKKNQAVQLLLKEGGTLTLAAAQVLLASGDRKAAVKLLEESEYKYRPGVVGVLATLLCADNELEKASQLFKDVYEHYKNDERFASLRALWQAAAAVHARAGAGRAAAAAHEAVARAAPHDAKSLARLVKALAAADPARAKQLAERLPPPANVEGKIDIEALESSKWMMGAKVVKKTVQSKQEQSPGTPGSELGTKRKQKRKRKTKLPPNADLSRPPDPERWLPKYERTAYRKRRGVRRDVIKGSQGMSTTATDQYDMSKQTPSAASAAKSPRVEKQQESAWSRKQQQKKKGKGRKW, encoded by the exons ATGTCGGCCAACAAGGAAAATAACCTTGTTCAGGCCTatattgaattaaataaattttgtcAAGGCGGAGATTATGATAGAGCGTTAAAAGCTGCAGGGAAAA TCCTGCAAATAGCACCAAATGAACAAAAAGCGTTTCACTGTAAAGTGATATGCTTCATCCAGCTGCATAACTTCAAGGAGGCTTTAGCCGTCCTGACGAACTCTAAGAATGCTGCGCTGGCGGCTGACCTCCACTTCGAGAAGGCCTACGCGCAGTACCGGCTTAATTGTCCCAATGATGCCCTGCAGACGGTGGATAATGCGCCAGAGATGACGCTGGCTTTGAAAGAATTGAG GGCTCAAATCCTGTACCGCTTGGAGCAGTACCAAGACTGCTACAACATCTATCGGGACATCGTGAAAAATACCACAGACGACTATGAAGATGAGAGGAAGACAAATATGGCTGCCGTTGTTGCCAATTTAGGGGCCTTGAACCCG tcGGCAGACTTACCCCAATTCGACGAGAACACCTATGAACTGGCCTACAATGTTGGAAGCACCCTGGCCATGCGTGGCAAATACAACGAGGCCCTTCCGGTCCTTAAAAGGTCCGAGCAGGCTTGTTCCGAGAGTGTTCTCGAAGACGGAGGCACTGAGGAGGAGGCTAAAGAGGAAGCGGGTATCATCAG ggtgcAACAAGCGTACTGCCTACAACAGATGGGCAGAGAGAAGGAAGCGGCAACCATCTACCAAAACGTCTTGAAGGACAAGCCAAGCGACCAGGCGCTGGTTGCCATTGCTAGCAACAACCTTGTGGTTATTAACAG GGATACCAACGTGTTCGACTCCCGTAAGCGTATGAAGGCGGCCACGGCTGAGGGTCTGGAGCATAAGCTGAACTCACGCCAGCGTACCTCCATCACTTACAACCAGGCCATACTGGCCATCTACTCCAACCAG CCCGATTTCTGCAAGCAATGCTGCGTGAAACTCACCAAGTCCCTCAAACAAGAACAACGAGCGGCCCTCGTGGAAGCTTCCTCCCTCGTCAAAGACGGCAAGAAGAACCAGGCCGTGCAACTGCTGCTCAAAGAGGGGGGGACTCTTACTCTGGCCGCGGCTCAGGTGTTGCTGGCTAGT GGTGACCGCAAAGCAGCCGTCAAACTACTAGAAGAGAGCGAATACAAATACCGCCCTGGCGTTGTCGGCGTTCTGGCTACGTTGCTTTGCGCCGACAACGAACTGGAGAAGGCTTCGCAGCTCTTCAAGGACGTTTATGAGCATTACAAGAATGATGAG CGCTTCGCGTCGCTCCGCGCGCTGTGGCAGGCGGCGGCGGCCGTGCACGCGCGCGCGGGGGccgggcgcgccgccgccgccgcgcacgAGGCCGTGGCCAGGGCGGCGCCCCACGACGCCAAGAGCCTGGCGCGGCTGGTCAAGGCGCTGGCCGCCGCCGACCCGGCCCGAGCCAAGCAGCTGGCGGAGAGGTTACCGCCGCCGGCTAATGTTGAG GGTAAAATCGACATAGAAGCGCTAGAGTCGTCCAAGTGGATGATGGGAGCCAAGGTCGTGAAGAAAACTGTTCAGAGCAAACAGGAACAATCGCCTGG AACGCCAGGGTCGGAGTTGGGCACGAAGCGCAAGCAGAAACGTAAGCGCAAGACCAAGCTGCCGCCTAATGCGGACCTGTCCCGCCCTCCGGACCCAGAAAG GTGGCTGCCGAAATACGAGCGCACGGCGTATCGCAAGAGACGCGGCGTGCGGCGTGACGTCATCAAGGGCAGCCAAGGCATGTCCACCACGGCCACTGATCAGTA CGATATGAGCAAGCAGACGCCTAGCGCCGCCTCGGCCGCCAAAAGCCCTCGCGTGGAGAAGCAGCAGGAATCAGCCTGGTCACGCAAGCAACAGCAGAAAAAGAAGGGCAAGGGTCGCAAGTGGTAA